A genomic segment from Flavobacterium inviolabile encodes:
- a CDS encoding GLPGLI family protein produces the protein MIRISIIIVGLLLLSIGKIFAQDYSGIAVYETKMTAPKITFSGSGITPEIEKSLEEKVKKNFEKTYTLSFDKSASLYEEEERLKSPLSSSGGSGMQITVGGSGKKYKNIKEKRYALATEIMGKEFLIKDSLPKLNWKLENETRKIGDYTCYKATLVRKVEKSGFKDKESSGKAKTTSLLKDLETPDSETITAWYAPEIPISQGPDDYWGLPGLILEINEKKSVILCSKIVLNPKEKKEVKEPKNGKVVTQKEYDAILEKKMEEQLESFQNSKGKTIIRVGG, from the coding sequence ATGATTCGAATTAGTATTATCATTGTAGGATTATTGTTGTTGAGCATCGGGAAAATCTTTGCTCAGGACTATAGCGGTATAGCGGTTTATGAAACCAAAATGACTGCCCCGAAAATAACATTTTCCGGAAGCGGAATAACCCCGGAAATTGAAAAAAGCCTGGAAGAAAAGGTTAAAAAGAATTTTGAAAAAACCTATACCCTCTCTTTTGACAAGTCGGCGTCACTATATGAAGAAGAAGAAAGACTGAAATCGCCTTTGAGCAGCAGTGGCGGCAGCGGCATGCAGATCACGGTTGGCGGCAGCGGCAAAAAATATAAAAACATAAAAGAGAAAAGATATGCACTGGCAACGGAAATAATGGGCAAAGAATTCCTGATTAAAGACTCCCTGCCTAAACTGAACTGGAAACTGGAAAATGAAACCCGGAAAATCGGCGATTATACCTGTTATAAGGCAACCCTGGTGCGGAAAGTGGAAAAATCCGGTTTTAAAGACAAGGAAAGTTCCGGGAAAGCAAAAACGACTTCCCTGTTAAAAGACCTCGAAACACCCGATTCGGAAACGATAACAGCCTGGTATGCACCGGAAATACCGATTAGCCAGGGACCGGATGATTACTGGGGATTGCCGGGTTTAATACTGGAAATAAACGAAAAGAAAAGTGTTATTCTCTGCTCTAAAATTGTTTTAAACCCTAAAGAAAAAAAAGAGGTGAAAGAACCTAAAAACGGTAAGGTGGTAACCCAGAAAGAATATGACGCAATATTGGAGAAAAAAATGGAAGAACAGCTGGAATCGTTCCAAAACAGTAAAGGAAAAACGATCATCAGAGTAGGAGGATAA
- a CDS encoding T9SS-dependent choice-of-anchor J family protein has protein sequence MKKTLLSLLFCVPFLGQAQNLYNYGFNGTTADMTTAGWVRTNQSTSASTTLWTVGSYTPVVVNTLGVPPVQATPFQNQAYTNGQTCPIPNGQDGTPNTFALVNFTSTSSSATSGATISNWLISPVVTVQNGDIITFYSRLGKYSATGAASFADNLQLRMSTNGAATVNPAGGPTNLGDFTNLLVEINPALNLTSYPTTWTQFSYTVTGLSGPTAVKLGFRYFVTNAGPNGSNSDIIGIDTFSVDRPLGTSDFFAKNFTVFPNPANDVLNITAKNNTEIKGIQITDLNGRVVKKMNQQTQAEVQINVADLTAGAYFISVETNDGNATSKFLKN, from the coding sequence ATGAAGAAAACTTTACTTTCTCTTTTATTTTGTGTTCCTTTTTTAGGCCAGGCACAAAATCTTTACAATTACGGATTCAACGGTACAACGGCCGACATGACGACTGCAGGTTGGGTAAGAACAAATCAAAGTACATCTGCTTCTACCACACTTTGGACAGTTGGTTCTTATACTCCGGTTGTAGTTAATACCCTGGGAGTACCACCGGTACAGGCTACTCCGTTTCAGAATCAGGCGTATACAAACGGTCAGACCTGTCCGATACCAAACGGACAGGATGGAACACCAAACACATTTGCATTGGTTAACTTTACCAGTACATCAAGTTCTGCTACTTCGGGAGCAACAATCAGTAACTGGTTAATTTCGCCTGTTGTTACTGTACAAAACGGGGATATTATTACCTTCTACTCAAGATTAGGGAAATACTCCGCTACCGGTGCAGCATCTTTTGCAGATAATTTACAATTGCGAATGAGTACTAATGGTGCTGCAACTGTGAATCCTGCAGGAGGACCAACAAATCTTGGTGATTTTACAAACCTGTTGGTAGAAATCAACCCGGCGTTAAACCTAACGTCTTACCCGACAACGTGGACGCAGTTTTCATATACCGTTACAGGATTATCAGGACCAACTGCAGTTAAATTAGGTTTCCGTTATTTTGTAACAAATGCAGGACCTAACGGTTCTAACTCGGATATTATCGGAATCGATACATTCTCTGTAGACAGACCATTAGGAACAAGCGATTTCTTTGCTAAAAACTTTACCGTTTTCCCTAACCCGGCAAACGATGTATTGAATATCACGGCTAAAAACAATACCGAGATCAAAGGAATTCAGATCACGGACTTGAACGGAAGAGTGGTGAAAAAAATGAATCAGCAAACACAAGCAGAAGTACAGATCAATGTAGCGGATCTGACTGCCGGAGCATATTTTATTTCGGTAGAAACGAATGATGGAAACGCAACATCTAAGTTCTTAAAGAACTAA
- the metK gene encoding methionine adenosyltransferase, protein MAYLFTSESVSEGHPDKVADQISDALIDNFLAFDPESKVACETLVTTGQVILAGEVKSKIYLDVQQIAREVIKKIGYTKSEYMFEANSCGVLSAIHEQSQDINQGVDRSSKEEQGAGDQGMMFGYATNETADFMPLALNLSHKLLQELSALRRENNEITYLRPDAKSQVTLEYDNNNKPVRIDAIVISTQHDDFADEETMLAKIKKDIIEILIPRIIAQNPQYAHLFNDKIQYHINPTGKFVIGGPHGDTGLTGRKIIVDTYGGKGAHGGGAFSGKDPSKVDRSAAYATRHIAKNLVAAGVADEILVQVSYAIGVAKPMGIYINTYGTSKVNLTDGEIAKKVEAIFDMRPYFIEQRLKLRNPIYSETAAYGHMGRTPETVTKTFIAPGGKEKTVTVELFTWEKLDYVATIKEAFGL, encoded by the coding sequence ATGGCTTATTTATTTACGTCAGAATCCGTTAGTGAGGGACATCCAGATAAGGTTGCCGATCAAATTTCTGATGCTTTAATTGATAATTTTTTAGCTTTCGATCCGGAATCGAAAGTAGCTTGTGAAACGTTAGTAACAACCGGGCAGGTTATTCTTGCCGGTGAGGTAAAGTCGAAGATTTATCTTGATGTGCAGCAAATTGCCCGTGAAGTGATCAAAAAAATCGGTTATACCAAAAGCGAGTACATGTTTGAGGCCAACTCTTGTGGTGTACTTTCTGCTATTCACGAGCAATCTCAGGATATTAACCAGGGTGTTGACCGTTCCAGCAAAGAAGAGCAAGGTGCAGGCGACCAGGGAATGATGTTTGGTTATGCTACAAATGAAACGGCAGATTTTATGCCATTAGCATTAAACCTTTCTCACAAATTACTTCAGGAATTATCGGCCTTACGTCGTGAGAATAACGAAATCACCTATTTACGTCCGGATGCAAAATCGCAGGTAACGTTAGAATATGACAACAATAACAAACCGGTTCGTATCGATGCTATTGTAATTTCTACACAACATGATGATTTTGCTGATGAGGAAACAATGTTGGCAAAAATCAAAAAAGATATTATTGAGATTTTAATTCCCCGTATTATCGCACAGAACCCTCAATATGCTCATTTATTCAACGATAAGATCCAGTATCATATCAATCCAACCGGAAAATTCGTTATTGGTGGTCCTCACGGAGATACCGGATTAACCGGAAGAAAGATTATCGTAGATACTTATGGTGGTAAAGGAGCTCACGGTGGTGGTGCTTTCTCCGGAAAAGATCCGAGTAAAGTAGACCGTAGTGCGGCTTATGCAACCCGTCATATCGCTAAAAACCTTGTGGCTGCCGGTGTAGCCGATGAGATTTTAGTTCAGGTATCCTATGCAATTGGTGTTGCTAAACCAATGGGTATTTACATCAATACTTACGGTACTTCGAAAGTAAACTTAACCGATGGTGAGATCGCTAAAAAAGTGGAAGCTATTTTTGATATGCGTCCTTATTTTATCGAGCAACGTTTAAAATTAAGAAACCCTATTTACAGTGAAACTGCTGCATACGGACACATGGGAAGAACTCCAGAAACCGTTACCAAAACTTTTATCGCTCCGGGCGGAAAAGAGAAAACAGTTACCGTTGAATTGTTCACATGGGAAAAACTGGATTACGTAGCGACTATAAAAGAAGCTTTCGGTTTGTAA
- a CDS encoding TonB-dependent receptor — MRKYLHLIVCLLSIAGYAQNVKFEGTIKDSTGVPLEMANIMAINQETKAMDSYAITNDAGRFQLVLKANTSYTIKASYIGFNAFEETVKTGTTAISRAIALREGIDLQGVQIVKEMPVTIKGDTIVYNADSFKNGTERKLEDVLKKLPGVEVNADGEIEVEGKKVQKVMVEGKDFFDGDTKIATKNIPADALDKIQVLRNYNEVSNLKGLENNEENVALNIKLKEGKKNFWFGEMMAGIGAGHKEDRHILNPKLFYYNPKYSVNVIGNLNNIGELPLTMQDYFKFSGGFKNMMRKGGTNFNVSSNDLGILGLRNNRAKEIDVKFGAANFSYNPSKAWTISGFSIFSANKTDLETNSRTVRTDKLPDGTSATVTEERQELTRQKTNLGMLKLSSSYVPSDKVHFDYDGFFKISDQKESNSVFSSLLDDIYTNKKQKPFSINQNLNYYYTLNNKNVFAFELQHLYQEEDPFYNANLKLQPFQLSGYLPGQNRNDVTQNRFVKTNKADAKFDYYYMLTPKSNINVTVGNTYSHQNFNSNIFQILDNGNTNNLTDPQNNNEVNYTFNDVFVGLHYKFITGKFTFNPGFSLHSYTMNNQQLNSEFKNDFVRVLPDFYALYQIKKSETLTYNFSLANNFTDISKVAEGYVFSNYNSLFSGNKMLENSLSQVHSLRYFKYNMFNFENIFANITYTRQTDAVKSKAFFDGVNQVSSSVNMNSAFADESFSASANYGRSFWRYYKASVGGNFNWSKNNNIRVFQGGVEETQTTDSYTQNYNVKLATNFKRIPNIELGYGFTKNDFFSDTFFVDSPSVTLEYYFLDAFSFTSDYTFYHNRNKDNTINNEYDFLNASLIYQKKDSKWEYKLSATNLLNTTSLNDSSFSQLGGSSSFSQYIIQPRYIILSLKYNL; from the coding sequence ATGAGAAAATATTTACATTTAATTGTTTGTTTATTGTCTATTGCCGGTTATGCCCAAAACGTAAAATTTGAAGGCACGATAAAAGATTCCACAGGCGTACCGCTGGAAATGGCGAATATTATGGCGATCAATCAGGAAACCAAAGCCATGGATTCCTATGCGATTACCAATGATGCCGGAAGATTCCAACTGGTGTTAAAAGCCAATACCAGTTATACCATAAAAGCCAGTTATATCGGATTCAATGCTTTTGAAGAAACGGTAAAAACGGGTACAACCGCCATCAGCCGGGCTATTGCGCTGCGGGAAGGTATCGATTTACAGGGCGTGCAGATTGTAAAAGAAATGCCGGTAACGATAAAAGGCGATACGATTGTTTACAATGCCGATTCGTTTAAAAACGGAACAGAACGAAAACTGGAAGATGTGCTGAAAAAATTACCCGGCGTTGAGGTTAATGCCGATGGTGAAATTGAAGTAGAAGGCAAAAAAGTACAGAAGGTCATGGTGGAAGGTAAAGATTTTTTTGACGGTGATACTAAGATTGCGACAAAAAACATTCCTGCCGATGCGCTGGATAAAATCCAGGTATTGCGAAACTATAACGAAGTATCCAACCTGAAAGGATTGGAAAATAATGAAGAAAATGTAGCCTTGAATATCAAGCTGAAAGAAGGGAAGAAAAACTTCTGGTTTGGGGAAATGATGGCGGGAATCGGAGCAGGGCATAAGGAAGACCGGCATATCCTGAATCCGAAACTGTTTTATTACAACCCGAAATACAGCGTGAACGTTATCGGGAACCTGAACAATATCGGGGAACTGCCGCTCACGATGCAGGATTATTTTAAATTCTCGGGCGGGTTCAAGAACATGATGCGAAAAGGAGGAACCAATTTTAACGTGTCTTCGAACGATTTGGGAATATTGGGACTGCGCAACAACAGAGCCAAAGAAATAGACGTTAAATTCGGTGCGGCAAACTTTAGCTATAATCCTTCCAAAGCCTGGACGATTAGCGGCTTTAGTATTTTTTCTGCCAATAAAACCGATCTGGAAACCAATTCGAGAACAGTCAGAACCGATAAACTGCCAGACGGAACATCGGCTACCGTTACCGAAGAGCGCCAGGAACTGACCCGGCAGAAAACCAACCTCGGCATGCTGAAACTGAGCTCAAGCTATGTGCCTTCCGATAAAGTACATTTTGACTATGACGGCTTCTTTAAAATTTCCGATCAGAAAGAATCGAACAGCGTTTTTTCGAGTTTGCTGGATGACATCTATACCAATAAAAAACAAAAACCGTTTTCCATTAATCAGAACCTGAATTACTATTATACGCTGAACAATAAAAACGTATTTGCCTTTGAATTGCAGCATTTGTACCAGGAAGAAGACCCGTTTTATAACGCCAACCTGAAACTACAGCCGTTCCAGTTATCCGGTTACCTTCCGGGACAAAACCGGAATGATGTAACACAGAACCGCTTTGTGAAAACCAATAAAGCAGATGCCAAGTTTGATTACTACTATATGCTGACGCCGAAAAGCAATATTAATGTAACGGTGGGCAATACCTATTCGCATCAGAACTTTAATTCGAATATTTTCCAGATTCTGGACAACGGGAATACCAATAATTTAACCGATCCGCAGAATAATAATGAGGTGAATTACACCTTTAATGATGTGTTTGTAGGATTGCATTATAAGTTCATTACCGGGAAATTTACCTTTAATCCGGGATTCAGCCTGCACAGTTATACGATGAATAACCAACAGCTGAACAGTGAGTTTAAAAATGATTTCGTTAGAGTGTTGCCCGATTTTTATGCCTTGTATCAAATTAAAAAGTCGGAAACCCTAACCTATAATTTCTCATTGGCCAATAACTTTACCGACATTAGTAAAGTAGCCGAAGGATATGTTTTTTCCAATTACAACAGCTTGTTCAGCGGTAACAAAATGCTGGAAAACTCGCTGTCGCAAGTGCATTCCCTGCGTTACTTCAAATACAATATGTTCAATTTCGAAAACATCTTTGCGAACATTACTTATACCCGTCAAACGGATGCCGTAAAATCCAAAGCCTTTTTTGACGGTGTGAACCAGGTATCGTCTTCGGTAAACATGAATTCTGCTTTTGCAGATGAGAGCTTTTCTGCCAGTGCCAATTATGGAAGATCGTTCTGGAGATACTACAAAGCTTCGGTGGGCGGAAACTTTAACTGGAGTAAGAATAACAACATCAGGGTGTTCCAGGGCGGTGTGGAAGAAACCCAGACAACCGATTCGTATACGCAGAATTACAACGTGAAACTGGCAACAAACTTTAAAAGAATCCCGAATATCGAACTAGGATATGGCTTTACTAAAAATGATTTTTTCAGTGATACCTTCTTTGTCGACAGCCCTTCGGTAACGCTGGAATATTATTTCCTGGATGCCTTTTCATTTACTTCCGATTATACTTTTTACCACAACAGGAACAAGGATAATACAATTAACAACGAATATGATTTCCTGAATGCCAGTCTGATCTACCAGAAGAAAGACAGCAAATGGGAATACAAACTGTCGGCAACCAATTTGCTGAATACCACTTCCCTGAACGACAGCAGTTTCAGTCAGTTGGGAGGTTCCAGCAGTTTTTCACAATATATCATACAGCCGAGGTATATTATTTTAAGCCTGAAATATAACTTATAG